In Mucilaginibacter celer, one DNA window encodes the following:
- a CDS encoding acyltransferase family protein: MAIATERFTALDIFRGMTICFMIIVNAPGSGATVWAPLDHAAWFGFTPTDLVFPSFLFAVGNALSFSKKKFETDAAFITKILKRTAIIFLLGYLMYWFPFFHRTADGWAFNPLSHTRIMGVLQRIALCYFFGALIVHYCSQKTAVLISVVLLLGYWLFLVMFGELGKEFTMLGNAGTKLDIAIMGNDHLYHDKGGPIAFDPEGLLSTLTGIVNVIGGFLAGAFIQRKGKTYETVAKLFIFGGLLIVSALFFGQFFPIAKKLWTSTFSLLTIGIDLAILGLLIFIIEIEKVKNGTNFFLILGRNSLAIYLLSELLLTVLQTIWVAPQLSFYDWINQVFYQRIFPGPLGTLVFAICYMMLCWAVAYVLDKKKIYIKI; encoded by the coding sequence ATGGCAATAGCAACAGAACGCTTTACGGCATTGGATATTTTCAGGGGGATGACCATCTGTTTCATGATCATTGTTAACGCCCCCGGCTCTGGCGCAACGGTATGGGCTCCGCTTGATCATGCGGCTTGGTTTGGTTTTACACCTACCGATCTGGTTTTCCCGTCGTTTTTATTCGCGGTGGGTAATGCCCTGAGTTTCTCGAAAAAGAAATTTGAAACAGACGCAGCTTTTATCACTAAGATACTGAAACGCACAGCGATCATTTTTCTGTTGGGTTACCTGATGTATTGGTTCCCGTTTTTCCATCGCACGGCCGATGGATGGGCTTTTAACCCCTTAAGCCATACCCGCATTATGGGGGTTTTGCAACGCATTGCACTTTGTTATTTTTTTGGCGCGCTGATAGTTCATTACTGTAGCCAGAAAACAGCGGTATTGATTTCAGTGGTATTACTTTTAGGCTATTGGTTATTCCTGGTGATGTTTGGCGAATTGGGCAAAGAGTTTACCATGCTGGGCAATGCAGGCACAAAGCTGGATATCGCGATAATGGGTAACGATCATTTATACCACGATAAAGGCGGACCGATAGCTTTTGATCCCGAAGGTTTGCTGAGCACACTCACCGGTATTGTGAACGTGATAGGCGGCTTTTTAGCAGGCGCATTCATCCAGCGCAAAGGCAAAACTTACGAAACTGTAGCCAAACTGTTCATCTTCGGTGGTTTGCTGATCGTATCGGCATTATTCTTCGGCCAGTTTTTCCCGATAGCTAAAAAATTGTGGACCAGCACTTTTTCGCTGCTTACTATCGGCATCGATTTGGCGATACTCGGTTTGCTGATTTTTATTATTGAGATAGAAAAAGTAAAGAATGGTACTAATTTCTTCCTCATCCTGGGGCGTAACTCGTTAGCTATTTATTTGCTATCGGAGTTGCTGCTAACCGTATTACAAACCATTTGGGTAGCCCCGCAGCTAAGTTTTTACGATTGGATAAACCAGGTGTTTTATCAGCGGATATTTCCCGGTCCGCTGGGGACGTTGGTGTTTGCCATTTGTTATATGATGCTGTGCTGGGCCGTTGCTTATGTGTTGGATAAGAAGAAGATTTATATAAAGATATAG